The proteins below come from a single Halostagnicola larsenii XH-48 genomic window:
- a CDS encoding VOC family protein: protein MTRATSLPADARIGRVALLAADRTELVEFYRDVVGLEVHSRGAETTTLGAGDRTLLAVDEAQAASPRHQTETGLYHTAFRVPSREALGGALERIRAQWTLDGASDHDVSEALYLSDPAGNGVEIYCDRPRDQWQTNDGMVQMGTSPLDLEGLKAVADDTDSIDPETTVGHVHLEVSDIEDARKFYERTIGFDVTVDLEPSALFLAAGGYHHHVGLNTWNNRSAPASGSGLAWFEILLPEEAAISALRERVESADYSVTDLECGFEVTDPDEIAIRVRLEGRNDES from the coding sequence ATGACACGAGCCACCTCGCTCCCAGCCGACGCGCGGATCGGCCGGGTCGCACTCCTCGCAGCCGATCGGACGGAGCTGGTCGAGTTCTATCGAGACGTCGTCGGGCTCGAGGTGCACTCCCGAGGTGCGGAGACGACGACGCTCGGCGCCGGTGACCGGACGCTGCTCGCGGTCGACGAAGCGCAGGCGGCCAGTCCACGCCATCAGACGGAAACCGGACTCTATCACACCGCGTTCCGGGTCCCATCTCGGGAAGCGCTGGGCGGCGCACTCGAGCGAATCCGAGCGCAGTGGACGCTCGACGGAGCATCCGACCACGACGTCAGCGAAGCACTCTATCTCAGCGATCCGGCCGGAAACGGCGTCGAAATCTACTGCGATCGTCCGCGAGACCAGTGGCAGACGAACGACGGGATGGTGCAGATGGGGACGAGCCCGCTCGACCTCGAGGGGCTCAAAGCGGTGGCAGACGATACCGACTCGATCGACCCCGAGACGACGGTCGGGCACGTCCACCTCGAGGTTTCTGACATCGAGGATGCTCGGAAGTTCTACGAACGGACGATCGGCTTCGACGTTACCGTCGACCTCGAGCCCTCCGCGCTGTTTCTCGCCGCGGGCGGGTACCACCACCACGTCGGTCTCAACACCTGGAACAACCGATCCGCGCCAGCCTCGGGCAGCGGGTTGGCGTGGTTCGAGATTCTGCTTCCGGAAGAAGCAGCGATATCGGCGCTTCGCGAGCGAGTTGAGAGCGCCGACTATTCAGTCACGGATCTCGAGTGTGGGTTCGAGGTCACCGACCCCGACGAAATCGCGATTCGCGTTCGTCTCGAGGGCCGAAATGACGAGTCATGA